In [Phormidium] sp. ETS-05, the genomic window CCCCATTGCGGTAATGTCCCGTCGCCAAAAACAGGTTTTCACAGAGAGAAGCACCCAAAATCGGCAACTCATCCGGCGTTCCCGGTCGGAAACCCCACCAAAACTCCTCTATAGGATAATCCGCCAGGGCTGGATAAAGGCGAATCGCCCGGTTTAAAAGTTGGGCACAACCAGCAGGAGTATTTCCCGGAGTAAAACCCACATCTTCACTGGTAGCGCCGATGACAATTTGGCCATTACGGCGGGGTACGATATAAGTATCCGGGCCGAATAAGACACGCTGCAAAGTCAACTCAGCCGGAGCGCGGACCGAGAGCATTTGCCCTTTTTTGGGATAAACCGGGATGGGGAGCAACTGAGAAGCCCGAGCCCCCGTCGCCAACACATATCTATCGGCGTGAAAGTCACCCGCCGTAGTTTGCAACCGTTCTACCTTGCCGTGACGCTGTTGCAGGCCCTGCACTTCTACACCATCGTGATATTCCACCCCTAGCGATCGAGCCGCCTCCTCCAGAGTTTTCATCAAAGCTCGGTTATCCACCTGCGCATCTTCGGGAAACCACCACCCCCCCACCACATCATCCCCTAACCCGGATTGATACTGACGAATGGTCTGTTTATCCAACCAGTAACTGGGAGAGTTCGCAGGGTTGGGACTCATATTGTCCCCCTGCTCCCCCTCACCCCCCTGTGTGGTGTAAACTGGGGCCAGGATGCCGCAGGGCCAGTAACCCGTATTAGAGCCGGTTAATTCTTCTAATTTGCTTACCCAGTCGGGATAAAGACTGCGGGAGCGCAGAGATAAATCTCGCATTGGACCCGTGAGCTGCTCGGCTTGGGGAGCGAGCATCCCGGCGGCGGCGTAACCAGCAACAGCTCCAGCAACCGGGTTTCTGGAGCTAATATCCGTTGTCGGCGAGACATCTTCGGACCCAACCCGGTTTCTGTCGAGGACGCAAGCACTGACACCACGCAGTTTTAGCTCGATCGCGATGCTCAACCCGATGATGCCACCACCGATGATAACGATTTCGCTTCCTGAATTCCCTACGGGTTTTTCTTTTTCTGTCATGGGTCCTCCATTAAAAAACCACCCCAGTCGGGCGGGGTGGCCAAAATCCACGTAACCTGTTTTTACTCTAACTTACCGCTTATGTTCGGCTTTAAGCAATTCCCTAAACAGTAAATCTTTTCCCGGTGGTGGTGTTGCGATCGTCAACAGCGTTGGCGATTTTCTTCCGCCGTTCCCCAGTGGAGTAGCCGGTCCCCTGGCAAAGTGCAAAGCGTCCCCCGTCACCGATACCGCACAGGAATGCCCGTAGCATCATTTACCTTCCGGGCAAATTCTGCCAAATAGGTAGCACTAACACACTTCAACACCCGCACCGGATAAGATATGGCAGAAGGTTCCGCGTGATTGCCCCTACCTTCTAACTCCCGCTTCAGGGGTTTGGGGCGTTTGGGCACATTCAATTGGATTTCATCAGGGGCCAAAGACTGCATCACCTGAATGTATTCCCCCAACCCTTGGGCGTCCCACTCAGTTAAAATCATAGTTTGAATCCCTAACTGCCCCTGGTAGCTGGCGCGAAACTCGGCGATACCTGCCAGAATATCTGGCAAATCTATCCCCGCCACCGGTTTATCCACTCGCCGCAGTTGCTCTGGAGTCACTGCATCCAGTTTCACCGAAACCATATTGGCTTGACTTAGCTCCTGGCGGACCTTGGCATCACCCAATAGGGTGGCATTGGTTAGCACTAATGTGGGACGCTGGGTTAGGCTGTTCACTAGGGACAGAATTTCTCCCAAATTCAATGCTAAGGTAGGTTCACCGCTACCGCTAAGGGTGATAACATCTACATCCCAAGGGGCGAAGGGTTGCAAATCTGCCAATATTTGCTCCGTGGGGATAAACAACTGTCGCTCTTTGGTTTTAACTTCGATTTCCCCCAGTTGGCAGTAAGCGCAGTTAAAAGAGCAAGTGGATACAGGGCCTATGGGGTCGATACCCAGGGACATTCCATAGCGCCACGATACCACCGGTCCATACACCGAAGCAAATTTTGTTGTAGTTGTCGCTGACATTTTCATCAAGAGATGATTTGTTGTCTCTGTTCTTATTTTGGCCTGGTTTCCCGGTGATAACTGGGATTCAACCAGGGGCAAATTGGAAATTTTGCTTAATTCTGATGTCTTTTGTCATTTGTCCTTTGTCATTTGTCCCTTGTCCTTTGTCCTTTGTCATTGCTCACTTGTACATTGCTTTATACAAATAAACAAGCAATCTGTAAGGTGGTCAAGGGTAAATTAAATAATTTCATGTGAATAATTAAATTTGCCTTGCCCACCCTACTATTATTTAAGGACAAGGGACAAGTGACAATTGCCTTGTGACAAATTACCAATTACCCTTTTCCGGAGCGCCTAAACCCAAATTACATATGGTTAAAGTTGTACGGCTAGAACCGATCGCCCAAGATACTGAAGTCCAAACCAACGCCAATCTCCTGGCGGCTCTCCTGGCTGAGGACCTGCACGTACTGAAGGAATGTGGCGGACGCGGGATGTGCGCCACCTGCCACGTGTACATTAAACAGGGTATGGACTCTCTTTCTCCTATGAGTCGCCGGGAACAGCGGACCTTGGAGGTCATCACCACCGCTAACCCCAACTCTCGCCTCGCCTGTCAGTCTCGGGTACTCGCCGATGGGGTGGTGGTGGAGGTCCCCACCGGTATGTATATTGACGCGATCGAAGATGTGGAGGCCCTCATCGGTCGTCGCACAGAACAAGACTTACTCCACCCCATCACCGGGGAAGTGGTGGTGGAAACGGGCAAACTCATTACCCGATCGGTTATCAACCAGCTCACAGATGTGCGTTTGCAAGTAGGTCAATATCTCGCTCGCACTCGCGATGCCTAAATAACGTTCGTAGTTGGGCTTTAGCCCTCTTTCAAGTTCGTAGTTGGGCTTTAGCCCTCTTCAAAGGTTCGTAGTAGGGCTTCAGCCCTCTTCAAAGGTTCGTAGTTGGGCTTTAGCCCTCTTTCAAGTTCGTAGTTGGGCTTTAGCCCTAGAAAACGCACATTTTTTTTGGGCTAAAGCCCAACTACAAACCTGGGGAATTTGGGCTAAAGCCCTACTACAAACCCTTTGATTGGGCTAAAGCCCTACTACAAACCCTTTGATTGGGCTAAAGCCCTACTACAAACCTATCTTGACACAAACAGCTCAGCCACAGCAGGCTTAGTCACCTTACCCATCGCATTGCGGGGGAGTTCTGTAACTGCCAAAATTCGGGTAGGAACTTTGTAGAAAGCTAGTTGCTCTTTTGCCCAACTCCTCAAGGCATCTTTACTCAAATTCACTCCGGGCTGTAATACCAAAGCCGCACAGACACGACTCCCCCACTCTGCATCCGCCACCCCCACCACCGCACAGTCCTGAATATCCCGATGGGTGCGCAACACTTCCTCAATTTCTAAGGCAGAAACCTTATAACCGCCGGTTTTAATAATATCCACGCTCAGGCGTCCCAAAATGCGGTAACTATCATTTTCCACTACCGCCATATCGCCGGTACAAAACCAACCATCACGAAATTCTTTAGCAGTGGCTTCTGG contains:
- a CDS encoding radical SAM protein translates to MSATTTTKFASVYGPVVSWRYGMSLGIDPIGPVSTCSFNCAYCQLGEIEVKTKERQLFIPTEQILADLQPFAPWDVDVITLSGSGEPTLALNLGEILSLVNSLTQRPTLVLTNATLLGDAKVRQELSQANMVSVKLDAVTPEQLRRVDKPVAGIDLPDILAGIAEFRASYQGQLGIQTMILTEWDAQGLGEYIQVMQSLAPDEIQLNVPKRPKPLKRELEGRGNHAEPSAISYPVRVLKCVSATYLAEFARKVNDATGIPVRYR
- a CDS encoding 2Fe-2S iron-sulfur cluster-binding protein: MVKVVRLEPIAQDTEVQTNANLLAALLAEDLHVLKECGGRGMCATCHVYIKQGMDSLSPMSRREQRTLEVITTANPNSRLACQSRVLADGVVVEVPTGMYIDAIEDVEALIGRRTEQDLLHPITGEVVVETGKLITRSVINQLTDVRLQVGQYLARTRDA